From Bacteroidota bacterium:
ACAGTATAAAAGTATGGTACAGATAACAGATATTTTCAGATTTACAGAGTTCGGATTGGCTGTTTATCAGAAAATCTGTGTGAATCTGTTATCTGTATCAAGGCAGCTTTAATGTACAATCCTTAATCGGAATAAACTCTAATGAAGCAATAGAACAATAGAACAATGGAACAATGGAATCAGTAATCATTAATCAATTCAAAACTTCAAATAATACTCCTTGGTAAGCTCTTTATACTCTTTTGTATATTCATTATCGCTTTGAATAACTAAAATTTTATCGTCATTCATTTGCTTTTGAGAGAATTCAAATTTCATAAGTATCCTCTTCGGAAACTTTTTTCGCGCAGTTGTTTTCACCCAAACGTAATCTGTTAAAAACAGTTTTCTCTTTTCGGCTTCGTTGGTGAAACTGGTGCCTTCGTGCACAGGAAGAATTACATGAAAGCTTCCTTTGGGAGAAAGCAATCTGACAACCCCATCTGCCAGTTCGGCAAAAGATAATTTATGATTGAACCTTGCCTGCGCTCCATCTTTTTCTTTATGCGCTTTGGGGCAGGGGAAAAAAGGCGGGTTGCTGATAATCAAATCGTATTTCTTTTTGGGGAAAAACTCTTGCAGCGGGGTGCATTGAATAGTCAGTTTATTGCTCCACGTTGAATTAGAAAAATTTTCGGCTGCTTGTTTGCATCCTTCGGCACAAATATCAATGGCATCAATCATGGCGGAAGAGCGCTGGGCGAGCATGAGGGCGAGGATGCCTGTTCCTGTTCCGATATCTAAAATTGTATTTTTTCCCTTGGGATTAACCCATGCGCCAATCAGAACCGAATCGGTGCTGATTTTCATCGGGCACTTATCCTGCCTTACTTTGAACTGCTTAAAGGCAAAAATGGCATTTGACATAAAATCATTTTCGCATGGGAATCTTAATGGGGCAAAACTTTCTTCTCTACAAAGCAAATATAACAGTGCTACGAATGTAAAAGAAAATGGTTACACTAAAGATGATGAATGATGCCGAAAGGTTGCAGAGGCAGATTAACAATTCCTTATTACCCTTTTTTCTGGCGGGGATTGGGCTTTTGGCTTTCCCGATTACTACAATCTTATGTGGCATCTGCTCCTTTAGATGTGGCATCTTCTGCGGGAATTTGGGCTGCAACTAGTGCATCTTCTTTTGCCTTGCGTTTTGCGCTGCGGTTGTCTCTTGCCGATGTTTCAGTTGCCATGCGTTTTTTGTAGGCATCTTTTCTGGATGCTTCAGAAGATGATTTTTTAGTGCTGGTTTTTACATCTTTTTCAGACATCCATTGGGCGAATTTTGCATCTGCCAGTTCTTGTGTGAGAACTCCTTTAGCCACTCCTTTCTGCAGATGGGCTTTATACATTACTCCTTTATTGGAAAGTATGGATCGCATGGTGTCAGATGGCTTTGCTCCTTTCTGAATCCAGGCAACAGCATTGTCAAATTTAAGTTCAACTGTTACGGGATTAGTGCGCGGGTTGTAGGTTCCGATTTTTTCAATGAAACGGGCATCGCGGGCATAACGGCTGTCGGCAACCACAATGTGGTAGAACGCTTGTCCTTTTTTTCCATGGCGTGAAAGGCGGATAATGGCTGGCATCTTTTTTAGTTGATTGGTTAATTAAGTTAATTAAGTTAATTAAGTTAATTAGGTTAATTGAGTTGTTTTGGTTTTAACTTACTTGACTTATTTAACTCATTTAACTTAGTTGACCATTTAACTTTCCCCTTCTTAAAAAGGATTGCGAAAGTAGGTAAAATATCTGAACAGCAAAAAAATTGTTTTATTGTTGTATGGCTATATGGCTGCGGTTTAAAACAATAAAGCAATAAAGCAATGCAACAATACTATTTACCTAATTGTTTCTGTTTAACAATTTAGCAATAGAACAGTAGAACAATAATCTAGGACTTACGCACTCTGTGAAACTCTGTGTTTCTCCGTGAACTCTGTGTTGAAAATTTTAACACAGAGAACACAGAGTTTTAAGAGTTTCACAGAGAAATACAAAATTGCGTAAGTCCTATAATCAATTCTTAATGAGAGTAATGTCTTTGGAAGAAGTTTTTCCTGCGGGAACAGATATTTCTTCAGAGAACTTCTGATATCCATCGGGCTTTATTTCAAGGATGTATTGCTTATCACCGGGGAATTCTATGGAATAAGAACCATCTTCGCCTGATTTTGTCATTGTTACCTGAGCGCCTGTTGCTTTATCTATAATTCTGATTTCAACAAAAAGGGCAGCATGGGCGCTGTCTGAACTCATTACTTTTCCTTTTAAAGTAGAAATAGTAGTAATGGAAAGAATGTTTACTGCAGTCATCACATCATAATTAGAAATATCTATCATTACAATATCCCTTTCGCCCAAGCCGCTATCGCGAACGGATGCTATATAGGCAGTTTTTTTATCCGCAGTCATAACAAATTTTGTTTCCATTGCTACACTGTTTATTGGGCAGCCAACATTTACAGGAGATGTCCATTTTCCATCTGAGCCGAGTGTGGTTTTAAAAATATCATACGAGCCCATGGAAGCAGGTCCGTTGGAACAGAAGAAAAGAGTTTTGCCATCAGGCAGAAGATATAATCCGTTTTCATCAAAAGGAGTATTGACAGGAGCTCCAATATTTACCGGCTCTGCCCACACTTCGCCTGCTTTTTTTGATTCATATATATCACCTCTTCCTAATCCGCCCGGGCGTTCGCTTATAAAATAAAGTGTGTTGCCATCAGGAGAAATACAAGCGGCATCTTCATAGTAGCTTGTGTTTACGGGCTTGAGCAGTATTTCAGGTGTTTTCCATTTGCCGGAAGTTGCTTTTCTGGATAAGAAGATTTCTCCTCCTCTTGCTTCGGCAGGGTCATTGCGGTAAAGAAACATCATGGTTCCGTCTGGTGAAATGCTCGTAACCGCATCGTACCCTGGCGTATTGATGGGTCCGCGAATGGGTTCGGCAGAAAGCCATGTTCTTTTTTCATCGCTCCAATAACTTTCATATACATCATCATAGAATCCATAGTCGCCTTCGGTATCGGTTTTTGATTTATCATCTGCGGGCCTGCGGGAAGTGAATATGATTGTTTTGTCTGCATTGGTCAGCACCGGACCTTTGTCATCATACTGCGAATTAATATCCACCAAAGAGATAAGTTTCACATTCACGGGTTTTGACATCAGTTCCTTTGCCACATTGCATTGGGCGATTTCAACATCTACTTCGCTTTCAGTAATTTTCTTAGAGTTGTCGGCTATAGACTTTCGGTAGATGTTTAATTCATCCAGCGCTTTATCTATCAGGGAGCGCATGTGATAGGTTTTTCCAAGCAGCAGCGGAAGTTCTGCTGTTGCGCTGGGATTAAGTGATTTGGCTTTTTCCAGTTCATCCAGCGCATCTTCATAGGTCTTCATCATGTAATAACATTCACCTATATAAAAGTGAACCGCTCCATCGTTGGGTCGGTTTTTTTCAACTTCCTTATATTTATTCAGCGCAGAACGGTAATCTCCTCCAAAAAAATCCTGGCGCGCCATAAACATTTTGTATTCATCCGTTCCTTTTGTGAAAACGTTTGTATCGTCTTTCTGCGAATACGATGCCTGAAAGACGGTGAATGCAATAAACAAGAGAAGAGTTTTTTTCATTGTCAGATTAATTTGGTTCCCGTGTCCTGATAATTAAGGCGCAAACATAATGATTCCGATTCAAAAGCCAAAATGATTTTTTTTATTGTTTTATTGTGATATTGTTAAATTGTATATAAAGGGTGAAAACAATAAAACAATCCGTCAATACAACAATAGGTCTTTGCCAAGTTTCAGAAACAAATTCATTGCCTGCCTCTTAGATGAATCAAAATAATAACTGATAGAATGATTCAGGTAGGTCTTTATTAGTTTTTTGTCATATTTATTTTGCAACTGCTTAATCACTTTATCTCTGTTATCAAGACCGAACTTAAGGGCGTTGTAAAATGTTTCCGATTGTTTTTTGTC
This genomic window contains:
- a CDS encoding methyltransferase, with product MSNAIFAFKQFKVRQDKCPMKISTDSVLIGAWVNPKGKNTILDIGTGTGILALMLAQRSSAMIDAIDICAEGCKQAAENFSNSTWSNKLTIQCTPLQEFFPKKKYDLIISNPPFFPCPKAHKEKDGAQARFNHKLSFAELADGVVRLLSPKGSFHVILPVHEGTSFTNEAEKRKLFLTDYVWVKTTARKKFPKRILMKFEFSQKQMNDDKILVIQSDNEYTKEYKELTKEYYLKF
- the rpsP gene encoding 30S ribosomal protein S16, producing MPAIIRLSRHGKKGQAFYHIVVADSRYARDARFIEKIGTYNPRTNPVTVELKFDNAVAWIQKGAKPSDTMRSILSNKGVMYKAHLQKGVAKGVLTQELADAKFAQWMSEKDVKTSTKKSSSEASRKDAYKKRMATETSARDNRSAKRKAKEDALVAAQIPAEDATSKGADAT
- a CDS encoding PD40 domain-containing protein, translated to MKKTLLLFIAFTVFQASYSQKDDTNVFTKGTDEYKMFMARQDFFGGDYRSALNKYKEVEKNRPNDGAVHFYIGECYYMMKTYEDALDELEKAKSLNPSATAELPLLLGKTYHMRSLIDKALDELNIYRKSIADNSKKITESEVDVEIAQCNVAKELMSKPVNVKLISLVDINSQYDDKGPVLTNADKTIIFTSRRPADDKSKTDTEGDYGFYDDVYESYWSDEKRTWLSAEPIRGPINTPGYDAVTSISPDGTMMFLYRNDPAEARGGEIFLSRKATSGKWKTPEILLKPVNTSYYEDAACISPDGNTLYFISERPGGLGRGDIYESKKAGEVWAEPVNIGAPVNTPFDENGLYLLPDGKTLFFCSNGPASMGSYDIFKTTLGSDGKWTSPVNVGCPINSVAMETKFVMTADKKTAYIASVRDSGLGERDIVMIDISNYDVMTAVNILSITTISTLKGKVMSSDSAHAALFVEIRIIDKATGAQVTMTKSGEDGSYSIEFPGDKQYILEIKPDGYQKFSEEISVPAGKTSSKDITLIKN